One part of the Streptomyces nigra genome encodes these proteins:
- a CDS encoding iron-siderophore ABC transporter substrate-binding protein has protein sequence MLLHTTLRKRPRRRTAALLSAAVLGAGLLAGCGSDDDTPGEDRGATKAAAGAFPVTVEHAFGTTEITEAPERVVTVGYTDDQTVLAFGIKPVGMTDQYPNPAGRSPDINTQWPWVKDRWGDTKPEVVMKNGDSGPNYEKIAALRPDLIIAVYSEIDRAGYDKLSRLAPTVARTKAEKELFSAPWQDNALHIAKALGRAEEGERRVKDIQAQLDRAGKDHPEFAGRTAVALSWYENSVAPFTSTDVRGRLVSGIGFTYQKKIDDIADGSFYTKLSPERLDLVDVDHIFVINDKADTEALKKFELFTNLDAVKQGNVSYLLDSEGPAVGAAISQGTLLSMPYAVDELVKSAAGR, from the coding sequence ATGCTCCTGCACACCACTTTGCGGAAGAGGCCCCGGCGGCGGACGGCGGCGCTGCTGTCCGCCGCGGTCCTCGGCGCCGGCCTGCTCGCCGGCTGCGGATCCGACGACGACACGCCCGGCGAGGACCGCGGCGCCACCAAGGCGGCGGCCGGCGCCTTCCCGGTCACCGTGGAGCACGCCTTCGGCACGACCGAGATCACCGAGGCCCCCGAACGCGTCGTCACCGTCGGCTACACCGACGACCAGACCGTCCTCGCGTTCGGCATCAAGCCCGTCGGCATGACCGACCAGTACCCCAACCCCGCCGGCCGCAGCCCCGACATCAACACCCAGTGGCCGTGGGTGAAGGACAGATGGGGCGACACGAAACCAGAGGTCGTCATGAAGAACGGCGACTCCGGCCCCAACTACGAGAAGATCGCCGCCCTGCGCCCCGACCTGATCATCGCGGTCTACTCCGAGATCGACCGGGCCGGCTACGACAAGCTCTCCCGCCTCGCCCCCACCGTGGCCCGCACCAAGGCCGAGAAGGAACTCTTCAGCGCCCCTTGGCAGGACAACGCCCTGCACATCGCCAAGGCGCTCGGCCGGGCCGAGGAAGGCGAACGCAGGGTCAAAGACATCCAGGCCCAACTCGACCGGGCCGGCAAGGACCACCCCGAGTTCGCGGGCCGCACCGCCGTCGCGCTGTCCTGGTACGAGAACTCCGTGGCCCCGTTCACCTCCACCGACGTCCGCGGCCGGCTCGTCTCCGGCATCGGCTTCACGTACCAGAAGAAGATCGACGACATCGCCGACGGCAGCTTCTACACCAAGCTGTCGCCCGAACGCCTCGACCTCGTCGACGTCGACCACATCTTCGTCATCAACGACAAGGCCGACACCGAGGCCCTGAAGAAGTTCGAGCTGTTCACCAACCTCGACGCCGTGAAACAGGGCAACGTCTCCTACCTGCTCGACAGCGAGGGCCCCGCGGTCGGCGCCGCCATCTCCCAGGGCACCCTGCTGTCCATGCCGTACGCGGTGGACGAACTCGTGAAGTCCGCGGCCGGCCGGTGA